One Fusarium falciforme chromosome 12, complete sequence DNA window includes the following coding sequences:
- a CDS encoding Carboxylic ester hydrolase → MWSGVYRLQGLLLCISLLASVVESITVHANGIRYVGVQNYTSRINTFWGIRYAEPPVKELRWREPVPFNTRWRGVRHVRATEPPPACWQSTPAWRANIQSDLWQDEDCLRLNIQTPMDPAPHRLPVLVMIHGGGYLAGSTQFTTGDSLVHQSNGSVIYVSIQYRLGALGFLGGDELRGDGTQGTWNAGLLDQRLALDWVRDNIQYFGGDPTRITITGSSAGGGSVALQMVMYGGRPTNPPFQAAIPEFPWWTPMYGNDWVQDQYKRFLEAADCDSISCLRKLPIEAIQAATRTASESAYADKKYAFGTFYWGPTIDGRIIEANLQEEFRQGHFTKVPILVDRNFDEGFIFSNTSVATDEDAMSDLASLWHDDTGYYADTVWSLYPESSYNTCHLSKLPVYDLLKKAGAINNTLTNSFIRRSALFGDALVGCPTTYMAQAVAKAGIPAYKLIFNSGYQFHSATDKFVYSNYTNADGSRIAQGAQIPGNATVATLLRQYILSFTMFHEPNGLGPDSHYVPEWPRYTSQKPKALYLANSGVEVVDDFESSVQCHFFRMGRGNNAGLWPDW, encoded by the exons ATGTGGTCAGGCGTGTATCGCCTTCAGGGCTTGCTTCTCTGTATCTCGCTCTTGGCCTCAGTGGTTGAGTCTATAACTGTTCATGCAAATGGAATCAGATATGTAGGCGTCCAGAATTACACGTCCAG GATCAACACCTTTTGGGGCATCAGATATGCTGAGCCTCCCGTCAAGGAGTTGAGATGGAGGGAGCCAGTGCCCTTCAATACTAGGTGGCGAGGTGTCAGGCACGTCAGGGCGACAGAACCTCCCCCGGCGTGCTGGCAGAGCACGCCCGCCTGGCGCGCCAATATACAGTCTGATCTCTGGCAGGATGAGGATTGCCTGCGCCTTAACATCCAGACGCCGATGGATCCAGCACCTCACCGGCTACCTGTGTTGGTCATGATCCATGGTGGAG GCTACCTGGCAGGAAGTACGCAGTTTACAACAGGAGACAGCCTGGTCCACCAGTCCAACGGTTCCGTGATCTATGTGTCTATTCAATATCGCCTAGGCGCCCTTGGCTTCCTGGGCGGAGATGAGCTAAGAGGTGACGGAACGCAAGGAACATGGAACGCTGGTTTGCTCGATCAGCGACTTGCTCTCGACTGGGTTCGGGATAACATCCAATACTTTGGCGGTGATCCCACAAGAATCACTATCACAGGCAGCAGCGCTGGTGGTGGTTCTGTGGCCCTGCAGATGGTCATGTACGGCGGTAGACCAACCAATCCCCCATTTCAAGCAGCCATCCCAG AGTTTCCTTGGTGGACGCCCATGTATGGAAATGATTGGGTTCAGGACCAATACAAACGTTTCCTTGAAGCTGCCGACTGCGACTCAATCAGCTGCTTGAGAAAGCTGCCAATCGAGGCTATCCAAGCAGCGACTCGGACTGCCAGCGAGTCAGCATATGCCGACAAGAAATACGCCTTTGGAACATTTTACTGGGGTCCAACAATTGACGGCCGAATTATCGAGGCGAACCTTCAGGAAGAATTCCGACAGGGACACTTCACAAAGGTGCCTATCCTGGTGGATCGAAATTTCGACGAaggcttcatcttctccaatACGTCCGTCGCCACCGATGAAGACGCCATGTCTGATCTTGCATCTCTGTGGCATGATGACACTGGCTATTATGCCGATACTGTTTGGAGTCTATACCCAGAGTCAAGCTACAACACTTGTCACCTCAGTAAACTGCCAGTTTACGACCTTTTGAAGAAGGCGGgggccatcaacaacaccctCACCAATAGCTTCATCAGAAGATCGGCGCTTTTCGGTGATGCACTCGTCGGCTGTCCAACCACGTACATGGCCCAGGCGGTGGCCAAAGCAGGCATACCAGCCTATAAGCTGATCTTCAACTCTGGATATCAGTTCCACTCTGCAACTGACAAGTTTGTGTACAGCAACTACACCAACG CTGACGGGTCTCGGATCGCCCAGGGTGCCCAAATTCCCGGCAACGCCACTGTGGCCACCCTTTTGAGACAATACATTCTCTCGTTCACCATGTTCCATGAACCAAACGGCCTCGGTCCCGACAGCCATTATGTCCCCGAGTGGCCTAGATACACGTCACAAAAGCCGAAGGCTTTGTATCTGGCGAATTCGGGTGTCGAGGTGGTTGATGACTTTGAGTCTTCTGTCCAATGCCACTTCTTTCGAATGGGACGTGGAAACAATGCTGGCTTGTGGCCAGACTGGTAG
- a CDS encoding FAD-binding PCMH-type domain-containing protein, whose amino-acid sequence MRWFQLELLTALAAWATTSVCATTPLSGSLGGKCPEDIGKLGEKLSKSAKIYFPGSDDFIKATTRWSVLGAPTINVVVVPGTEKDVSETVKYANKKELPFLAYNTAHGAITTLARMDHGIEIYLNQLNGVTVAKDGKTVKIGGGAPSKKVTDTLWAAGKQTVTGTCECVSYMGPALGGGHGWLQGHHGIIADQWVSLRVVLADGSIKTINQNSDLWWAMKGAGHNFGIVTSATVKIYDIEHSDWAIETLVYSGDQVAEVYQAANDHLLRKQPEGVINWSYWLNNPDADPNNPIILFWIIQEGVKTVDAAISKPFHDIGPLAITPDSGDYRDLAKWTGISLDAAPCQKDGLVNPRFPLYLQSYDIKAMKKAWKHFASNVGSGSPFANSLFMFEGYSTQGLRAVDSKSAAFAFRDANLLTAPLITYKPAGADLDEKAAKLGNQLRYILHKGSGLPEKRAYVNYAYGDETPKQWYGSESWRQQRLQSLKKKYDPSGKFSFFGPVA is encoded by the exons ATGCGCTGGTTTCAGCTCGAGCTCCTGACGGCTCTCGCCGCCTGGGCGACCACCTCTGTCTGTGCCACGACTCCTCTCAGCGGGAGCTTGGGGGGAAAGTGCCCTGAGGACATTGGAAAGCTTGGAGAGAAGCTGTCCAAGTCTGCCAAGATTTACTTCCCTGGTTCTGATGACTTTATCAAGGCCACCACTCGATGGTCGGTTCTGGGTGCCCCCACGATCAATGTCGTTGTTGTCCCTGGCACGGAGAAGGATGTTTCCGAAACG GTCAAATATGCCAACAAGAAGGAGCTCCCCTTCCTCGCTTACAACACTGCCCATGGAGCCATCACCACTCTAGCTCGTATGGACCATGGTATCGAGATCTACCTGAACCAGCTTAACGGTGTTACTGTCGCCAAGGACGGAAAGACCGTCAAGATCGGTGGCGGTGCCCCCTCCAAGAAAGTCACCGATACCCTCTGGGCCGCTGGCAAGCAGACTG TGACTGGCACTTGCGAGTGTGTCAGCTACATGGGCCCTGCCCTTGGTGGTGGTCACGGTTGGCTCCAGGGTCACCATGGTATCATCGCCGACCAATGGGTGTCCCTTCGCGTCGTCCTCGCCGACGGTtccatcaagaccatcaaccaGAACTCTGACCTCTGGTGGGCTATGAAGGGTGCTGGCCACAACTTTGGTATCGTCACCTCTGCCACTGTCAAGATCTACGACATTGAGCACAGCGACTGGGCCATCGAGACCCTCGTCTACAGTGGTGACCAGGTCGCCGAGGTTTACCAGGCTGCCAACGACCATCTCCTCAGGAAGCAGCCTGAGGGTGTCATCAACTGGTCTTACTGGCTTAACAACCCTGACGCCGACCCCAACAAC CCCATCATTCTCTTCTGGATCATCCAGGAAGGCGTCAAGACTGTTGATGCCGCCATCAGCAAGCCTTTCCACGACATTGGTCCTCTCGCTATCACGCCCGACTCTGGAGACTACCGTGACCTCGCCAAGTGGACTGGCATCAGCCTCGACGCTGCTCCCTGCCAGAAGGATGGCCTTGTCAACCCCCGCTTCCCTCTGTACCTCCAGTCTTAcgacatcaaggccatgaagaAGGCCTGGAAGCACTTTGCCTCCAACGTCGGATCTGGCTCTCCTTTTGCCAACTCCCTCTTCATGTTCGAGGGTTACTCCACCCAGGGTCTCCGCGCAGTCGACAGCAAGTCGGCCGCCTTTGCCTTCCGTGATGCCAACCTCCTCACTGCCCCTCTCATCACCTACAAGCCCGCCGGTGCTGACCTGGACgagaaggctgccaagcTCGGCAACCAGCTCCGTTACATCCTCCACAAGGGCTCCGGTCTGCCTGAGAAGCGTGCCTATGTCAACTATGCCTACGGTGATGAGACGCCTAAGCAGTGGTATGGCAGCGAGTCGTGGCGGCAGCAGCGCCTGCAgagcttgaagaagaagtaCGACCCTAGTGGCAAGTTCAGCTTCTTTGGCCCTGTCGCCTAA
- a CDS encoding DUF3533 domain-containing protein, which translates to MTIIPPRSTNREPASSSAWAGKLKAYIIPVIMTGVLIQLLFLANMSYMFGSMFKSNSRLHNLKILAVDYDNGDIGRSISGAYSALESKHFPTVKFAKSSDYPTPESLRDAVCNHGYWGAVYTHSGASDRLLSTIEGDNTTAYNPNDAVTYIYNSAYYPSAFMSLKGSIQSLVAAASKFYPLSNPDVLKGANLTRPASVSALLNPFTASEWDIMPTNQGARMLLNTVSMVMPIIMQFFFQMGLNGITGGANMLAGQSKRDVYVFRLCTGKIFTFVSALGMAGYIWAFREDWGVTAGQFVETWMCIWFYMDINYLTIDTIVGTLIPMQFFAFFLLTWIITNIASVVYPFELTPGFYHWSWALPSHNTYLLLVGIWSGCRANIGTTLPILFSWWLVTHVTSAWSVRKRCLLAEAEAHQNEQAQHDKFVRFSTEQSEQFVLNQISSRAANDRSSPERDLEANRLAVGESLPNGSESRTIISTPADRDEGKAGRE; encoded by the coding sequence ATGACGATAATACCTCCCCGATCCACCAACCGAGAGCCCGCGAGCTCTTCGGCCTGGGCTGGAAAATTGAAGGCCTACATCATCCCCGTCATTATGACCGGTGTGTTGATAcagctcctcttcctcgcgaACATGTCGTACATGTTTGGTAGCATGTTCAAGTCCAACTCGCGCCTGCATAACCTCAAGATTCTCGCCGTCGACTACGACAATGGAGACATTGGCCGGTCCATCTCGGGTGCTTACAGTGCCCTGGAGTCAAAGCATTTTCCCACTGTCAAGTTCGCCAAGTCCTCCGATTATCCTACCCCCGAATCACTGCGCGATGCCGTCTGCAACCATGGCTACTGGGGTGCCGTCTATACACACTCTGGCGCATCCGATCGACTCCTGAGCACCATCGAAGGCGACAACACGACTGCTTACAACCCCAACGATGCTGTCACCTACATCTACAACAGCGCATACTACCCATCTGCTTTCATGTCTCTCAAGGGTAGCATTCAGTCTCTTGTTGCCGCCGCGTCCAAGTTTTATCCGCTATCCAACCCCGATGTGCTGAAGGGCGCCAACTTGACAAGGCCGGCCTCAGTCTCTGCGCTCCTCAACCCCTTCACAGCGTCCGAGTGGGACATCATGCCTACCAACCAAGGAGCCCGAATGCTCCTCAACACAGTGTCCATGGTGATGCCTATCATCATGCAATTCTTTTTTCAGATGGGTCTGAATGGCATCACTGGCGGGGCCAATATGCTTGCGGGCCAGTCCAAACGGGACGTGTACGTCTTCCGACTCTGCACTGGAAAGATTTTTACCTTTGTCTCCGCTTTGGGCATGGCCGGATACATTTGGGCTTTCCGCGAGGACTGGGGTGTGACAGCCGGCCAATTCGTTGAGACGTGGATGTGCATCTGGTTCTACATGGACATCAACTACCTGACTATCGACACAATAGTCGGAACTCTCATTCCCATGCAgttctttgccttcttccttctcacatggatcatcaccaacatcgcCTCCGTCGTTTACCCCTTCGAGCTCACGCCCGGCTTCTACCACTGGTCATGGGCCTTGCCATCGCACAACACCTACCTTTTGCTTGTCGGAATTTGGTCTGGCTGCCGGGCCAATATCGGCACAACGCTTcccatcctcttctcctgGTGGTTGGTCACTCATGTAACAAGCGCTTGGTCTGTCCGCAAGAGGTGCTTGTTGGCTGAGGCCGAAGCACATCAAAACGAGCAGGCGCAGCATGACAAGTTTGTTCGTTTCAGTACTGAGCAAAGCGAGCAGTTTGTGCTCAACCAAATCTCTTCTCGGGCTGCAAATGACCGAAGCTCACCTGAACGTGACCTTGAGGCGAACCGGCTTGCAGTTGGAGAGAGCCTACCTAATGGTAGCGAGAGTCGAACTATCATTAGCACACCTGCTGACCGCGATGAGGGAAAGGCGGGTAGGGAATAG